In the Zingiber officinale cultivar Zhangliang chromosome 5A, Zo_v1.1, whole genome shotgun sequence genome, ATCAGCTAGGTCGCACCCAACTATTTAAACGTCGGATTATTGGGCAGAACAACCTCAACCCAACAAAAACTTTTGGATTGTCTGTGCACACTTGCTGTTTGGGCACATATGGAGGACTATTAGATGCTTATTTAGGTAGCCTAATCTTTAAAGGGAAGCGTTCGCTGAACCTGTAGTTGGGTGTGGTGCTGGAAGCCATCGGGGTAAAGCCTTATCagtaattaactaattaaataCCTGTGGATCTTCCTTAATTTGGAACAAGACATTAATGGTGCGTGCATGCATGCATGATTTTCCTGCAAATCGATGTTTGTTCTGCCAAGGAATTATCGATAGCTTTATCGATGTGGATTGAGATAATATGAAGTCGTGGCATGATTATGAATTTGCAAGAAACATGATGTATTGTGTTTGGCATTGATTGGCAATACGTGGGAGTTGTGGAGGACAGTTTGAATGGTTGCTTGGCTTTATTTGCAATGTCACTTGCTTCTATGATATGCTCTGGCTTGCCATCTTATCCAAGAAATTATATTTCTCTAATTTTTACAAAAACCATGGAATTCGAAGGGCCGACCTCTAAATTCTGAAAGTAAAATTTTattgtgcaaaaaaaaaaaaatcacaggaTAGTGAGGAGTGTAATAAGGTTTAGTTCACGACAAAAAGGATTAGTGTAGTGtataatttaagttgattaaaaaaGGATACTTGCTCCCATTGCTGGACTAATCACTTGTTTGTAAATAGTCCTTATTACAAATTGATGCACGTACGAATATTCCATTTTTTAATGGTGTTTGTTTCTTCGAGAAATCTACATAGAATCAGTCCTGACTCCTGAGTGACGACGACTCCATGGACGCACAATTGATTACTGATTAGGTACGTGGCAAAACTCAGAGCTTACGAGTTGTGCAAGTCGAAGGCCTTTTCAGGCCGGCAATAATTTGTAGTTTTGGCTTGTAGTTTTCTATCTTTCCACAGAGACTAAACAACAAAGTTTAGGAATTAATGAAAGGACACGCTTAATCGCTTATGTTAATATGTTATGTATATCTTTGATGCGTCTCAATATTGTGCTGCTGACTTACGTAAATCTCACTCCTCGTAGACCTGCAGCCGGCTGCAGATTAATTTAAGCAACCTTTTTTTTTGTTGGTTAGTTACCTCCTCTCAATGGAGAGTTACGTACATGATATGAGCATACAAAAGGGAAAAAGTACATTTAGATCGGTATTTATGTGCGTGTCTATATATATTGGCGTGATTACTTGATTGTATCTTACCTTGTGACGATACTAGATTAAATGGAGTCAGTGATATCAGGTTTTGCTCCAATACATTGACATGATTAGCATGACAATTACATGCACGCGCTGTGTTTGACTATGTGCTAAAACTGCAGGCTGCAGGCCTCTTAATTATCTTATAATTTATATCAAAAAGCAGTCCTCAGGAATCATGAGATCAACGTTTCGGGTGATGGAAGAATTGGTAGTTAAGAGGTCCAGCGTTGCTTATTCGTTGATATCGATCAAAAAGAATTACGAGACCATATCGTTTCCCTCTTGAACGATTCAATGGCGACACTTGGCTCGAGGGCATGGAGTTCAACGTGGATGTCGATCTAATATATTGTTTCTAAAAGAATTAGGTCGTCGATCGATTTCGACGTTAGTTTTGCTTTTGCAGGTTAAATCAGTAGTAAACAACTAGTAAAAGATTTCGACTCCGTTGGACTGTGTATATAATGCGCCTCGCGAACTCCAATTCTACTCGCACCCTTCCTCTGTTTTGCTCTGTTCTCGATCCTATAACAATGGTGGTCTTGTCCGTTCCAGAACTGGATCGTATATCGCTCATCAGGGCCGCCAATCCCGCCGCCCGCTTCGATGCTCTCCCCGTCGTCGACCTCCTGAGTCCTGACGCAGCCGCCACCCTCATCGAGGCCTGCGAGGAGTTCGGGTTCTTCAAGATCACTAACCATGGGATCCCCACTGATCTCATGCGGAGACTGGAGGCAGAGGCCGTGGAGTTCTTCTCTTTGCCGCCGGCCGAGAAGGAGAAGTCAGGGCCCGCCAATCCGTTTGGCTACGGTAACAGAAGGATCGGTTCTAATGGCGACATGGGCTGGGTGGAATACCTCCTCTTCTCTCTCGCCTCCAAGCCATCCTCTCATGTTTCAGTGAGCAATTCGTTTCGGTAAGACATGCATTGTGTGCCTGTTCGCTTATTACTTAGCTCGTCGTTAGCGAGAGCTTTAGATTCCTTCGTTTGTTTGCGACAGCTGGGCTCTGAATGCGTACTTATCGGCGATCAGAGAGCTTGCATCTCGAGTGCTGGAACTCATGGCCTTGGGCCTGGAAATGGAGCCGATAGATGCGATAAGCAAGCTAGTCACGGATGAGGCGAGCGACGGCATATTTCGACTCAATCACTACCCTACGTGCCCAGTCCTGCAGGGGCTTAATTGCAGCTTGACCGGCTTCGGGGAGCACACGGATCCCCAAATTATCTCTGTTCTAAGGTCCAACAACTGCGCGGGCTTGCAGATAGCTCTGAAAGATGAGAGATGGGTTTCGGTTCCTCCAGACGAAGACTCTTTCTTCGTCAACGTTGGAGATTCTCTGCAGGTGTTGACGAATGGGAGGTTTAGGAGCGTGAGACATAGAGTGGTGACTAACGGCTCGGAGTCGAGGATGTCGATGATCTACTTCTTAGGGCCTACCATGGCGGAGAAGATTGCGCCAATGCGGCAGCTGATGGGAGAGGGGGAGCAGAGCAAGTACAAGGAGTTCACATGGAGCGAGTACAAAAAGGCTGCTTACAAGTCGAGGCTGGCTGATAACAGGCTCAGGTTGTTTGAGAAATCCAAGTGATCGATTCGCCTTCTTTAGTTCTTGTAAAAAACTGGCAGTGCTTGAGAATTATGCGATATAATAGTTAATAATTTACAGAGGAAATTTGATCCTCCGTATCTACTTTAATTCTCCATTAAAACGTCACGATCTTTTATTTTATGAGCAATTTAAATGAGAATTTCAACGCTTAATATTCTGAAAAACGAGAGcggtaaaataaatataataattaatataaaagtTATTTTTGGTGGGGTTTTTTCTTCCAGAGGTCACCGAACACCCAGGCTCCCACCGAATTCCgcctcccctcctcctcctccccagCCATCGACACCGGGCCCCATTCGCCGGGCTCCGCCAGTGCCTCTGCGGCCGCCTCGGCGGCCTTCCTCCACTGCTCATTCTGAGCCCTCAGCCGCTTCATCTCGGCTTCCGCCGCCGTTTTCTCCCGTTCTGCCGAGCTCAGCTGCTCGGTTAGCAGTTCCGCCTTCACCGTTCTCTGTTTCAGCTCCTCTTCCGCCGATTTGAGCTTCGCCATCAGCGCCCCCTCCGTCGCAAGCGCTGCGGCGAGGGTAACGGCCATCGCTGCCGCTGCTCTCGCTCGGAAAAACGCAGTTTCTTGTCGAAGAATTCCGACCTCTTTCTCCTTCTCGAGCAGCAAAGCGTTGAGTGCCACCatcgcttcttcctcttctttctgttCTGCCACTGCGTGTTCAGAGTTCGCCTCATCATCTTTCTCTTCTTCCATGAGCTCTGCTGCGGCCACCGGTTGAACTTTGTCTTCTGCAGCCGTCACCTCCTTTGAGCCATGTGAAGCAACCACGAGTTCATCTTTTTCCACCAATTTCATGGCAAGAGTTTGTTCGGCATCGAGCTTCGCGGCTACTGCAGAATCCAATTGAGCTTTCAGTTTCTTAAGCTCCTCCTCTGCTTCGCCAACCTTCTGTTCCAGTACTTCCACAGCTCTGGTACTGCGCTTCTTCTGGATCTACAAAACAGCAGCCTCGTAGTTCAGATATTACAGCACAACCGTTTGGATCGGAGAAGTTTACCTCTTGCAAGCGGCCGCGAGAGGACAAACGGTCACCGGACTTAGGGGCGCCGCCGGCCAGCGCGGCTACTGGGCGGTGGAGGACGTTGGCCTCGGAGCCGGTCTGAGGGCGGAGCGGCGCCCGCTTCGGTAATTCGAACGCTCTGTTTCCTCGAAAAAGATTAGCGAAAGACGAAAGATTAAGAAACTAAGCAAAGTGGAGGAGGAGTTCGAACTCTGCATTACCTCGACCTCGACATTGGAgaagctcgagctcgacttgaTACAGCAGATCGTTCGCAGCCTCCCTTAATAGCCGGATCGAGTTCGGCAGCAAAATCGCGCGAGGATAAATAGATTAAGAGCAAGAAATTTCAAATTTCGAATCAGAAAAATTGTACGGACCAGATCTGGCAAAATTATTGTAGGTTATGCAGTTATATTTtgatacaagaaaaagaaatattaaattaaatcgaAGAGAAATTCTTAGATTGGAAACAATGCATAGCAAATCCAAAATAACTGAtacttttgtttttttgtttaataataaaaataattttagaaagaaaaaaaaataggacAAAAGGCTTCTCATATCGCTTTGTTGTTTTACAACGCACAATTCTTGGATTGGCTCAAGGGATGATCCTCATTTATAAAATAGGTAGGGATCATTCATCCCCATCAATCCAGATCAAGGGATCATCTCCTCGATCATTTTTTACGGTCCAGAGGATCTGAACTGTCTGACATGAGGATCTACCTCTTGATTGGACTTGCATTTTTAGATCTTCCTAACAAGGCAACGTGTCTAACGCCCTAACCGTCAGTGGCTGTCGCTAGGTGTTGGATTTCGAATTTCAACGAGCCTTTTCCTTTCTCGTAATGCTGGCGTATCTCTGACGTCATGCATTCAATATTCGAGTCAAACACACGGGCATCGACAGGCTGGATCGACACTTCAACAGGCCCACCAAGTCACTTGGCGCTCTAGATTCGTCGTATCTTTTATGGTGTAATTGACCAAAGGCgcactaaaatttaaaaaaataaataaatcagacAGCATTTTTTGAGAATGATCAAAAGTACATTAATTTTGGATGATCTGTCTGTTGTATCGTTCCCGTTAAAGTTGATTTtttaatttctgtttttttttctctccatcTTTTTTCTTATTaaacttttatttttctctctttcacATACATACTGTTATACTGATTTTTTAAAACACCGcaacttaattacactacgtcgcGGTGGTACTGTCAGGATCGAAATGCACCAAGGGAGTGAAATGTACTTCtaagttttttaaagtttttcgtTCAAATTAGCTGGACATCGTAACGGAAATAAAAGTTAAGAAAGAAATACTACTTGATGAAGAAGCCGAATTTTAAGTAGTAAAATAGTTGAATACTACTTGATGAACAAGAAGAGGAACAGAAAAATCTTAAACAGCCAACCAGATCAGATTTGTTTGGCAGCCATTTTCTTCTCCTGAACTTGTTTACAATACAAGTGAGCACACAGTGAATCATTCTGAACAAGTATTTAACTTTTCTGACTACTGAACAACAGCAAAGCTAAGATCCAGCATCAAGCAAAAATGCAGTAAAATTTGCAGTAAACATAATCTTGATTGCAACGACAACATCGCTATACAGGCACTGAGTGTGATTTTTACAGTTATCTTGTTGACTATTCAAGACCTTTGTATGCATACACAAAATAATAGGTAACCATGCTACACAACAGGCTCATTAGCTAGTTATGGACGTATGACCTCAAATTCACAACAGAAGTACCCAAACCAGGGGAAGAAACCATAATGACCTAATTAAAGAATAAGGTAATAATCGAATACAGAGAACAAATGTTCGACAAACCTTGCTGATGCCAGTTTGATCGGTGCTAGTCAGAGGTTCAGCCTTGTCAACTGTATTTATAAACACTAGAAAAGAATAGGAAAATCAGCATTTGAagtataatgagaagaaatgattTGTCCACCAAATGACTATAGTATCTGAAGACAAATCCCTCTACTCCAGTGTCCCAACAGACAACCAACCAGCCAATGCTTTGAGTTGAACTGCTCAACACAAGTAGACCTAATCACAGGAAAATTTGTAAATTGTAACCAGTATAAGAATTAAGATAaattgtcatttaaaaaaaatatagagagaAGTGGCAAAGACAAAGAAGTGGAAATGATCATTTAATATATGAAGTGTGGATATTGATAGCCGTAGCACCATGAAGAATAAGATAATGCATGTGAAATTAAGTTGCATATGTCTACATTTTTGTTGTAAGAGCCAGACCATCTAATTTTAGGGGATCTGCATGCATATCAAATGCAGAAACTAAAAGTTTAGTATATTGACCTTACAAGATGAATCAAGCCCAACAAGGAATTCAGCCATATCCTACCAATTCAACTAGTTTACTTATTTTTTTAGTTGTTGAAACCGTCTGACACTATAGTGTTCCATTTCAGCTACTGAAATAAATAAAGCCTATGAAATTTGAAGTAACTTTTGTTGTTGAAAGTCTTTAAAACAATGTATCCCTGACCAGGAGGCTACCCATTATACAAAACCTGTCACTAGGTTGCATGTTCATGTCTACAAAGGTACGGAAAAGTGAACTTAAATGTACTTCTGAAAAAATTCTCATGTTTTTTTTACTATAATCTTAACATATATACTTTTGCTAAGTGCtaacaaaattttgaaactatatttttaaattaaaaaatcaaacttATCTTTCAGGTTTTCAAAGTTTTGAGTAATGAGCTATAGCCCACATCGCCTTAGCATTTTTTATTTACACTCACAACAATAGAGCAAACTCTTCTTGACACTCCAATCTATTAACGCATGTAGTCCCCAACTATTTTGGTAGAGCTACATAGATCTTATTGCTCCAttgaattttaatatttttcaaccTTTTTCTCTTGGATATATTTCCATCTTTCTACACTTTTTCCAGCTTTATGCTACACCAGCTTCTGCCTAATGCCTTCTTCATCAATCAAAACTCCCTCAAATAAATGCATTCTTAGGCTCTTGGAACTATGATCAAGAAGTGGAAAGACAGCATGATTCATTTTTTCACTTTTATTAATAAAACAAACAAATGCAAGAAATCCCCATGTAAAGAAAATGAGAAGTTGGTTAAATAAAGTGAAAATGGCAAGCTGCAAACTTAAACAATAAAGTAAATTCCTAATGATGCAGCTTTTGATTGAAATTGGACAGCATTCCCATCATGGAAGAACATGGAAAAAGTTATTTAATTTCTTTGTCAAAATATTATTTCTGTTCCAAGTCCAAAGACTACAAGAGTGCTAGATAATTGATGTGCCAGAACTTTTGCTACTTGTGTCAGGTTAGTAATTGGTTTTTCCAGTCTTCTCTTGTTATCTCAGCGATTAAAAAATGGTGGTCACTTGCTACTTGTTCATAATTTCTTAATTTATGAAATCTTAAATGGAAAATTATGTGATGGAGGTAGATTATCCAAATAACTCATGATAACCGGGATAAAATTGCCCATATTTGGTCAGATCTTGGATATCTAAATGTAAATGTTTAAAAAATGACAATGATTTTTAGACCTTTCAAACAAATGATTGATCAGATTCTCTTAGTAGTGACATTATCTAATTAATGGGAAATAAGATTTTCAAGTTGACAACAATGCAGTTCATGTTATATCCATGAAATTTCATATTCTAGAACATGCAAATGATAGGCCACTCTGATTTTTATAACTCGTTCAATAATGAGGCGAAGATTCGTAAGGAAAGTTGAAGAAATTACCATTTTTTATTCAGTATCACGGGCAAGGTGGGTGGAGATATAGACGAGGTGTTGTAAGCCTGGCTTGAGTTCCTTATTGCAGAACTCTTCATACTCCCCTCCGTCACCTGCCTTCTTCTTCACCTCGACCACAACCATGGATGGTGTAAGCTCATATACATCCACGCCGATTGTCAACGGGCCCTTCTCATGTGGTAGCCGCAATTCTTCACCTGGGAAACATAAACTTCGACAAAGGAAGCGATGTGGATTCATCACAGTTGAAAGATGAGAAATCGTGTAACCATCTTAACACAGCAGCAGAACTGCTAATGTACCATACAGAGACTTTTGTGCATTGTAGATTCTCTCTATGGTTTCATGTTCATTCTTCTTCCATGTGCTACCCCAGGTGCGACGGGAAAACACTTGAGAACTCTCTTTGCAAGCGTTTGATCGTTACACCGGATGGCAATATCACAAAGCCTCTTGATCCAGATGCTGCTGCATTAAATCGCGATGCCTTAGCGAAGATAGTGTACTCGAGGTTATTTGACTGGTAAGATTTTGCTTAGGTAATTTTCAATTGTTTAGCAAGAAGAacagagttattattgatgaaatgttTGCCAAATATCCTGGCAGGATTGTAGACAAGATCAACAGCTCAATTGGGCAAGATCCATTAGCTAAAAACATAATTGGAGTACTTGATATTTATGGTTTTGAGAGTTTCAAAGTCAATAGGTAAGCTTCTAACCTAGTTTCATAATAGTGAATTTTCAGTGTAAATTAATGCTTAATTGACTATGTGATTTTTATGGCAGTTTTGAGCAGCTATGTATAAACTTAACTAATGAGAAATTGCAACAACATTTTAATCAAGTATGTGAAAAAGTGCCTTAGATTCGATGTGTGTGGATTCATAGATGCATCATATTTAACACTGCTTATCATAAAAACTACAGCATGTATTCAAGATGGAGCAAGAAGAGTACACAAAGGAAGAAATAAATTGGAGTTATGTCGACTTTGTGGATAACCAAGATGTTCTGGATCTCATAGAAAAGGTGTAAATAAGCACTATAATAAAGAAACTAGTGATGAAACTGAAAGCTGATGTGTTTTATAACCATTTGTGATTGCAGAAACCTGGAGGCATTATTGCACTACTTGATGAAGCATGGTATATCTGTTTTCAATTCTGTAAAATTCAtgccaaaataataattaaattcttCTATCGAATATAAGAGCTACAAGGATAGTACATGAAAAATTCATAATTGTTTGTTTTCCTACTATTTATGGATGGGAATCGACTCATAAAATCTATTGCAGCATGTTTCCAAAATCAACTCATGAAACATTTTCTCAGAAAATGTACCAAACATACAAGAGTCACAAACGTTTTAGCAAGCCAAAGCTTGCTCACACTGCCTTCACCATCAATCACTATGCTGGAGATGTAagtaaaagaagttcaaaattattaaaactaaACTGAATTATCTATATTTGGAAACAACAGCATGAGTTGGTTGTTAAACAGGTTACATACCTATCTGATCAGTTCCTCGACAAGAACAAAGATTATGTTGTTGTGGAGCATCAAGCTCTACTAAATGCTTCGAAATGCCCTTTTGTAGCAAATCTCTTTCCTCCGATTGCTGAGGAAACTTCAAAGCAGTCCAAATTCTCCTCCATAGGTACTCGTTTCAAGGTATGAACTAAAATGAATATTATCTATTGCTTCTTCAATTAGGCAATAATTCTTTGGGTGAAATTTGCAGCAACAACTCCAAGCCCTCATGGAATCTCTGAACGCGACGGAACCACATTATATCAGATGTGTGAAGCCCAATGCAGTGCTACAACCGGGCATCTTCGAAAATGACAATGTCCTAAACCAACTGAGATGTGGGGTTAGTGAAACATTAATACATGGATTGAAATGCCATCAACTCCTGTTTCACACATTCTCTTCACTTGTAGGGTGTACTGGAGGCAATCCGTATTAGCTGTGCTGGATATCCAACAAAAAGGACATTTGATGAATTTGTCGATCGGTTTGGAATTCTCGCACCGGATCTTGTAGACGGGTATTTGATATCTTTATAAGTTTCTAATAGAGTGACGAACCATGGGTTCAGGTTTTGAATCTGATCATTGCATACTGAATTATGCAGTGCTGATGAAAAAGCTACTTGTGCAGCTATATGTAACAGAATGGGCTTAAAAGGCTATCAGGTCGaaagaaacacaaacaaagaATTTTTTCACTATAAATACAAACTTTCTTTTTGAAAGTAAATTTCCTAATCTGAACACCATTGTTAAATTTGGTTACTAGTTAGGAAAGGCAAAGGTATTTCTGAGAGCAGGCCAGATGGCTGAGTTAGATGCCCGTCGAATGGAAGTCCTAGCTAATGCTACAAAACTTATACAGAGACAGATTCGCACACATCTTACAAGAAAGGAATTCAACAAAAAGCGAAAAGCttcaattcaaattcaaaaattctGGAGAGGTTCCCATCGATACTTATTTACAGACTAGTAAGTTATATCTACAGATAGTTGAGGTATTCTCCCCTTACCTTGCAGCTTTTCTTGCACGAAAGTTGTATGAAAGCATGCGAAGAGAAGATGCCTCAATCTGCATACAAAAACACACACGTTCTCACGCTGCTAGAAAAAGATATACAAAATTGCAGTCATCTGCATTAATAATACAAACAGGACTCAGAGCCATGGCTGCTCGTAGTGACTATCAATACAAGAGGAGAACCAATGCTGCTGTAGTCATACAAGTATGTAGATATCTACAAGAAGAGATTCTGACTTTTTTGTTAATAAGTATTGAAAATTTGTATTAAAAGTCTAAACTATGGCTATTGTGTCCTGCAGACTCATTGGCGTTTTTATAAAGCTCGTTCAGCATATAATGTGCAAAAGAAGGCAACTTTGATATTTCAGTGCATCTGGAGAGGTCGGCTTGGCAGAAAGGAACTTCGAAAGCTAAGAATGGTATGCTGATCTTATTCATACTCGTGCTCagatatttttggattttattggaAGGGAAGTAAAGTacttgaaatatatatatatatgtgtttagGCTGCAAGAGAGACAGGAGCATTAAGAGAAGCAAAAGACAAGCTAGAAAAGAAAGTTGAAGAACTCACTTGGAGATTAGAAGTTGAAAAGCATATGAGGGTACATTCTCATCTTAAACAGACAATATATGTAGTGTCCTAGCAATCATCAAAAATAAAGATGAACTTGCAATTTGTAATGCAGAATGAACTCGAACAAGCCAAAGGGCAAGAAATTGCAAAGTTGCAAACTGCACTACAAGAAATGCAAGAAAAGCTTGATGAAGCCCACAAAACAATCATTTGTGAAAAAGAAGCTGCTAGAATAGTAATAGAACAAGAACCAACAATTGATAATGAGATCCCAGATATGGACAACGCAACATTAGTGTTGTTGACAAGCCACAATAAACAGTTAGAGGTAAAAAAGGCAtgatatattttataatattgtAACAGGACTAGATATTTATCATGAGCCAACCGATTAGCTCATCCAAGTCGAAGAATGCCAAATGGAACAACACACAGAATTTGCTTATTGTTAAAGGTTAACTTACAGGATGAAGTAAGGCAATTAACAATATTCAAGGACAAGGCTGACGAGTTTGAATTGAAACATGCTGAGGCTCAGAAAAAGGTAGAAGCATTGCtcaaagacaaagaagaacacaGCTCAAAAATCAGTCAA is a window encoding:
- the LOC121981949 gene encoding interactor of constitutive active ROPs 4-like yields the protein MSRSRAFELPKRAPLRPQTGSEANVLHRPVAALAGGAPKSGDRLSSRGRLQEIQKKRSTRAVEVLEQKVGEAEEELKKLKAQLDSAVAAKLDAEQTLAMKLVEKDELVVASHGSKEVTAAEDKVQPVAAAELMEEEKDDEANSEHAVAEQKEEEEAMVALNALLLEKEKEVGILRQETAFFRARAAAAMAVTLAAALATEGALMAKLKSAEEELKQRTVKAELLTEQLSSAEREKTAAEAEMKRLRAQNEQWRKAAEAAAEALAEPGEWGPVSMAGEEEEGRRNSVGAWVFGDLWKKKPHQK